One part of the Paramormyrops kingsleyae isolate MSU_618 chromosome 2, PKINGS_0.4, whole genome shotgun sequence genome encodes these proteins:
- the LOC111838258 gene encoding E3 ubiquitin-protein ligase NEURL3 isoform X2, with translation MPDRHHIRTRRDSSHCCSGRCLGPLSFYTGATGARVTLSLDARRAERVGNTFRDGLVFSSRPVRVQERVRLRVERSAPQWHGALRLGFTAVRPTYRTLPSFAIPHLTDTPGYWAGIVPEVCSHPGSELQFWVTPHGELKLKVLGTEKILLKGVDVRQPLWAMIDVYGQTSAVLLLVPPPISSRDRMTYDINGNIFPSYTTLNLESLWPPTDPWYPISDNGHITGGSENCVVCLCQKSTVILRCGHQCLCLQCADRVFAIFRECPLCREPFTDLLDVSLAPS, from the exons ATGCCAGATCGGCACCATATCCGCACAAGACGCG ATTCATCGCATTGCTGTAGCGGGCGCTGCCTGGGGCCTCTCTCGTTCTACACGGGGGCCACGGGGGCCAGGGTGACCCTGAGCTTGGACGCCCGGCGGGCAGAGCGGGTTGGAAACACCTTCCGGGATGGGTTGGTCTTCAGCAGTCGGCCCGTGAGGGTGCAGGAGCGGGTACGCCTGCGTGTGGAGCGCTCCGCCCCGCAATGGCACGGCGCACTGCGCCTGGGTTTCACTGCCGTTCGGCCGACGTACCGGACCCTGCCCTCCTTCGCCATCCCCCACCTCACCGATACGCCCGGGTACTGGGCCGGTATCGTACCCGAGGTATGCTCCCATCCTGGATCCGAACTGCAGTTCTGGGTCACGCCACACGGAGAGCTAAAGCTGAAGGTACTAGGGACAGAGAAGATCTTGCTGAAAGGTGTGGATGTGAGACAGCCACTGTGGGCCATGATCGACGTGTATGGCCAGACTTCCGCAGTTCTCCTGTTGG TGCCACCTCCAATCTCCTCAAGGGACAGAATGACATATGACATCAATGGCAACATCTTTCCTTCTTATACGACTTTGAACCTGGAGTCTCTATGGCCACCTACGGACCCCTGGTACCCCATCTCTGACAATGGGCATATCACAG GAGGTTCCGAAAACTGCGTTGTCTGTCTCTGCCAGAAGTCCACGGTCATTCTTCGCTGCGGACACCAGTGCCTCTGTCTCCAGTGTGCGGACAGGGTTTTTGCCATCTTTAGGGAGTGTCCTCTGTGCCGGGAGCCATTCACGGACCTTCTAGATGTCAGCCTGGCTCCCAGCTAA
- the LOC111838258 gene encoding E3 ubiquitin-protein ligase NEURL3 isoform X1 has protein sequence MPDRHHIRTRRDSSHCCSGRCLGPLSFYTGATGARVTLSLDARRAERVGNTFRDGLVFSSRPVRVQERVRLRVERSAPQWHGALRLGFTAVRPTYRTLPSFAIPHLTDTPGYWAGIVPEVCSHPGSELQFWVTPHGELKLKVLGTEKILLKGVDVRQPLWAMIDVYGQTSAVLLLGSKKKNLFSVQTSCPVPVPPPISSRDRMTYDINGNIFPSYTTLNLESLWPPTDPWYPISDNGHITGGSENCVVCLCQKSTVILRCGHQCLCLQCADRVFAIFRECPLCREPFTDLLDVSLAPS, from the exons ATGCCAGATCGGCACCATATCCGCACAAGACGCG ATTCATCGCATTGCTGTAGCGGGCGCTGCCTGGGGCCTCTCTCGTTCTACACGGGGGCCACGGGGGCCAGGGTGACCCTGAGCTTGGACGCCCGGCGGGCAGAGCGGGTTGGAAACACCTTCCGGGATGGGTTGGTCTTCAGCAGTCGGCCCGTGAGGGTGCAGGAGCGGGTACGCCTGCGTGTGGAGCGCTCCGCCCCGCAATGGCACGGCGCACTGCGCCTGGGTTTCACTGCCGTTCGGCCGACGTACCGGACCCTGCCCTCCTTCGCCATCCCCCACCTCACCGATACGCCCGGGTACTGGGCCGGTATCGTACCCGAGGTATGCTCCCATCCTGGATCCGAACTGCAGTTCTGGGTCACGCCACACGGAGAGCTAAAGCTGAAGGTACTAGGGACAGAGAAGATCTTGCTGAAAGGTGTGGATGTGAGACAGCCACTGTGGGCCATGATCGACGTGTATGGCCAGACTTCCGCAGTTCTCCTGTTGG gtTCCAAGAAAAAGAATTTGTTTTCTGTCCAAACGTCTTGTCCCGTCCCAGTGCCACCTCCAATCTCCTCAAGGGACAGAATGACATATGACATCAATGGCAACATCTTTCCTTCTTATACGACTTTGAACCTGGAGTCTCTATGGCCACCTACGGACCCCTGGTACCCCATCTCTGACAATGGGCATATCACAG GAGGTTCCGAAAACTGCGTTGTCTGTCTCTGCCAGAAGTCCACGGTCATTCTTCGCTGCGGACACCAGTGCCTCTGTCTCCAGTGTGCGGACAGGGTTTTTGCCATCTTTAGGGAGTGTCCTCTGTGCCGGGAGCCATTCACGGACCTTCTAGATGTCAGCCTGGCTCCCAGCTAA
- the nkx6.3 gene encoding homeobox protein Nkx-6.3, which translates to MDPNLPGSFLFNNGLNQYPSDMKAPVCQYSVQNSFYKLGPGLNSQLASGTPHGISDILSRSVIGSPSSALLSGYSAVGSFGTVPAPGVYYNRDYGASLGSFTKPGPECAVKGRSGGGGGGWGDPGYEWRGGRQQCGTSSGQLGDGTSRKKHTRPTFSGHQIFALEKTFEQTKYLAGPERARLAYSLGMTESQVKVWFQNRRTKWRKKSASEPTSTQVARGEQGGEASENEVEDEEYNKPLDPDSDDEKIRLLLRKHRRAFSVLRLGPHQV; encoded by the exons ATGGATCCCAACCTTCCGGGGTCCTTCCTCTTCAACAACGGCCTGAACCAGTACCCTTCGGACATGAAGGCGCCCGTGTGCCAGTACTCGGTGCAGAACTCCTTCTACAAGCTGGGCCCGGGCCTCAACAGCCAGCTGGCCTCCGGCACGCCGCACGGCATCAGCGACATCCTCAGCCGCTCCGTCATCGGCTCCCCCAGCTCGGCGCTGCTCTCCGGCTACTCCGCCGTCGGCAGTTTCGGCACCGTCCCTGCCCCCGGCGTCTACTACAACCGGGACTATGGTGCCTCGCTGGGCAGCTTCACCAAGCCCGGTCCGGAGTGCGCGGTGAAAGGGCGGAGTGGCGGAGGCGGCGGGGGATGGGGTGACCCCGGGTACGAGTGGAGAGGAGGAAGGCAGCAGTGCGGCACCA GCAGTGGTCAGCTTGGCGACGGCACCAGCAGGAAGAAACACACGAGGCCCACCTTCAGCGGGCACCAGATCTTTGCCCTGGAGAAAACGTTCGAGCAGACCAAGTATCTAGCAGGACCAGAGAGGGCAAGGTTGGCGTACTCTCTGGGAATGACCGAATCTCAGGTGAAG GTGTGGTTCCAGAACCGACGGACCAAGTGGCGGAAGAAGAGTGCGTCAGAGCCCACCTCCACGCAGGTGGCacggggggaacagggaggcgaAGCCTCGGAGAACGAGGTGGAGGATGAGGAATACAACAAGCCTCTGGATCCGGACTCAGACGACGAGAAGATCAGGCTGTTACTGCGCAAACACCGCAGAGCGTTCTCAGTGCTTCGCCTTGGGCCACACCAGGTCTGA